Within Lagopus muta isolate bLagMut1 chromosome 1, bLagMut1 primary, whole genome shotgun sequence, the genomic segment CCACCCAACAGAGAAAATTCAGTTATTCATTGAAGAGAAACAGCCAGCCAAACACAAGAAGTGGGTACTTCACTTCAAAAATGAAGTGCCACAGGGCAAAGCAGAGGTCTTCAAAAGAACAGAATTGAACAGAAAAGCTGCCATGCAGCTGGTGCCCCCATTCCACAACAGCAGTTTGTGAGCCTAGTTTCAGTATACATATCCAGAAAAATTAACTCTGACAACCATCTCAGTGGAAACAGGATTTGAAGCCTTCAAAAACGGATGAGTGGGACGAAGATTCATTACTCCCCAGCAGAGGGAGCACTGGGTTAGGGGAGAcgataaatatttcataaacagaaaaaaaaaaaagaaaaaaaaaggacacatTAAACCTAAATGtgatatttataaatgttagAAACAGATTGTTTCCTGTCCTATCCTCCCTTCTACCTTCCTTAAATTCTGACTTCTTGAGTTAAATTCTGTTATTCAGGTTTCTAACACCTTATTCCAGAACGTTACCAAAACCAGGATACAAAGGGGCCTTCATATACAAACCTCTGCACAGACTGGATGAATTCCTATGGTGCTGTCCAACTGTTCTTTGGTCAATCCACATTTCATAGCTGCTGCAAAGCCTTGCGTGACTTCCCCAGCATTTGGACCGAGGACATGGAAACCAATTACTCTCTCCTAAATAACAAAGACCATCAAATGCAAGCAGAGTTATCTcctttttctgaatttctgctgaGTTTTCTTACTCAGAGTACTTAATTTCATCAGTTGACAAAAGATACCACAAATCAACGAAGCCACACAAACATGAGCTACCCTAATCATTATCTTCAACAGAAGGGACAGTGGGAAAAATGTTGTCTACTCTCTGAAAAGAATAAGATTACATCAAGAATCTGCTTCTccttcaactgtaaaatatgcCAAACTGTGCACATATTCTTACTGAACATTCAAAGGAACAAGCTGTGCTGACTTGACttgcttttcttaaagaaagTTTCCCCCAGCAAAAGCTAACTGCTGTGAACTTTGGTGATTTCAGGGCATTAATTGGATTTTATTGAGCACTGACCCAGCCCAGCTGGGAACTGAAGTTATCTGCTCCTCCTGCTAAGAATCATATATGAGGGAGTGTGGATACTCAGAAcaacaaaagattttttttttttgactttcAGTAAGCCTGAGGACAGAGTATCAAACAAGGTTCATACAAACAATAACAGCTATAATTAGGGAATAACAAAATTTGAATTATCCTCAttcttcccttaaaaaaaaaaaaactatatatatatacacatgtatgcatatatacatatatatatatatatatgtatatgtatatatgtaaaaataaaaccacaaaaattaAGTGGAGATAACTAGTTTGTACCataaattcaaatatttcctGAACAAAATTTTCATCCAGGATAACTTTCAACTCCATCTCCAGATGGAGTTTCCGTTTTTcagaacaagaaacagaaacaattgATGAAACACTTTAAATCACCATTAAGTCTTCCTATTTTCTTAAGTAACTTGGAGTAGGAACATACGCATGGGTATTAAAATAGCATCCACCCCAGTACAAACTCCTCCAGTAAAAGGAGATGAGCAAAACCAGACAGGTTTGCAGACTTTACAAAATTATGACATAATGCTTAGGAAAACTCCAGAAAGATCAGTTTGTATCTgctgataaaagaaaacaggtaAAATAGATCCAAAACTTTATTAGGGCTAACATATTTATAATATTAGCTTATTATTGCAATCAGAATTTGGTTTATGTTTTAGCAGGTGCTGAATGTTTTCTTAACCAGAAAGTTTTACTTTCGTCCTACAATAATCCTGGCATAGCACTTTAAATGATATTTGTGTAGGCAAATGCAATAATTCTTGAAATGGAAGCATCTCAAGTGTTCTGTAGACACATGTGGATTTGCAGAGTTCACAAGATGTGATGCATTCTGAGTGACCTCAATTTCAGAGAGAAGAATCTCCCATAAAAGGAAATCCCAGTCTGGGGAAGAGAGAATAAGATGCCACTGATACGACTTCTAATACAATAATATTACGAGTTTACAGCTGTGGTATTAACAGTCCCCATGATGAACAAacaatttctgctttccttggaAGGAAAGATACACTTACATTATCTTGAATATTGCAAATGATCTTTGCATAGCATTTGTTGTTGTCTCTGGATGGTACAGTCCATTCCAGTGGCCAGAAATGACTGTGGTACACCTGGAAACACAACAAAGATTAAGAAGAAGTTCCCTAATTACACAGCAGAGAGCATGATCTTCCAAAAGCTGCCAGTTTACCTTAAATTTACACTGTCTGCCACCAAAGGGAGCACCTTACTACTGACTGCCATTGCAGCAGACTTTGGAGGGCAAGGCACTTTCGGAAATCATTCATATAATACTTTCAACAACTGAGATGCAATGTGTGGATGAACCATTTCCTAGCAGCTCCTCATTGGCAGTCAGCCATGTACACAGAATTTGGAAAACATGAACTCAGGGTGAGAGTCCTTCCCCAGTACCCCCCATCCAGTATCACTGGACAGATGATTTATTGCCTTATTAGGCTACTCATCCACCTGGATAGGATACATCTCACAAAATAACAACAGTGTTTTGAGACAGTTCTACCCCAAAATCCTGTTTTAACTTCAACTTCAAGTTGAAGTGCACTCATATGCTTATTTCCCCAAATAATGCTCCTCAAGTGATCTTCACAGGGCGTAAACGAAGTTCAGATTATTGTCTGACTCCCTTTTCTTAAGCTTTTTGCAACGTGGTCTCTTTGGCATATTGTAAGAACAGCTTGATGCACTAGTTTCTAATTTCATTCAACAGCAATGCCAGTGAATGAAAAGGGATTACTCAAGTGAGTAAAATACCTGCTTAGATAGCCAACCAGGGACAGTGACGTCACAACACTGGGAACATAAAGTCAAAaccaagaaagcaagaaagtcTCTTCTCTGGCACTAACTTCATACTAACCTTTGATTCACCCTGAAGCACttgcagaattcttttttttcctttgaagacaAATATGCCAGCTATGAGCTCTATGTGCCAAAGACAGAGCATATTTGGAACCAGAACCATCTGAACTGGGAACTGTCTATAACATCCTCGGGAACTGCTAAGACAGAAGTACACCTCCTTCTGCCCTTACATCAGAACACAGAATGCTGTTTGAATCAACTCTTCCATTATTTCAAATTACAAATTGGGAACTTAGAATCCAAATGAAATTAAGGCATTTACCTCAATGTTTTCTTCCCCAAACTTCTGTATTGCATTCTCTTCAGAATATCCACATGCTCCATACTCTAAAGGAGTGAACACTGTGGTGGGAACATTCACATAGTCACACTGTGTGgtattcagaataaaataaaaaacatacaaTGTTagtaataaaaacagcattttgggTAAAAATTCAGCAGTtgaaagacaggaagaaaacttGGATTATTATTCTACCctgaaagttgtttttaattattgttttaaatCATGCTGTCCCCCACTCAGAAGTCTGTGTTGTCCCCTACTTAGAAGTGCTAACCAGACCATGAACAGGAAATCTGTTTAAAGCCATACTGACATTGATATGCATAGATTAAGAAGTAAGAGAACATCAAGTGTCCTGCTTTAAAGCATATCAGATCACAGGTgacactggaaataaaaagcaaactgttcAGCTGCTTCCACAAAACACTCTGTTTTTAACAAATGATGATACAAAGACGTTCACCATCCAATAACTATCATCTTCTTCTTCAGTCACAACCTAGATGTCAAAGAACCAAAGACATGAACTACAACCATTTGAATGGACAGCAAGAACTAAAGCTTTGCCTCAACACATACCATGAGTCAAATCTCCCTGACTTCATGGGAGCTTTAGAGTGTTCCCTGTTCAGAATGGTTCTCCTAACTTAACATGTTAAGATGCTGTATTTGTATAGACATCTACCTATGTATGCATTTTTAGGTGCATCACTGCAAATTTATATTGCAAATTCTACcatttacacagaatcacacacagagTGGCTGAGCTTAGAAGGGTCCTCCAGAAATGATCTAGTCCAAATCCCTGCTCAGAGCTCAACCAGCTACAGCTTGCTGTGTCTACTTGCTTTGGAATATCTCTAAGCATCCAGACTCTGCAGCCTCACTAGGCAAACTCCTTAGATCTGACGACCcccacagcaaaaaaaagttttttcttatgCATAAGTGGaattttcctgtgtttcagtttgttcctATTGCCTCTTGTCCTTGCACTTTATACCACTGAAAGGAGTCTGGCTCCATCTACAAGTCTCTCTACCATCAAGTACCTACACATACTGATAAAGCCTCCCAAGCGATACCATATAGAGGGTACAAAAAGCTCCAGCTATCCAGGTGCCTGGGTATCCAAGTTCCTGCACCTGGGCTGGGCAATCCTAAGCACAAATacaggttgggtggagaatggcttgaaaacagccctgaggagaaggatttgggaatgccagttgatgaaagactcaacatgagctggcaatgtgcacctgcagcccagaaggccaactgtaccCCGGGTTGCAGTAAGTAGGTCAAGGAAGGGAATTCTGCATCgctattctgctcttgtgagaccccacctggagtccagttctggagcccccaacacaaggGCTTTgacctgttggagcaggtccagaggagggccatgaagatgatcagggtgctggagcacctccccaaAAGGAACAGGCTGACAGAGCGGGGACTCTTCAGCCTACGGAAGAGAAGGCACAGGGAGGGACAGTATAGTGGCTATCCAGTACCTGAagagggcctacaggaaagctggggagggactttttataagggcatgcagcaacaggacaaggggaaatggctttaaactggaagagggcagatGAAATCTAGATATCTGTAAGAAATTCTTTGTTgggagggtggtgagacactggaacaggttgcccagtgaggctgtggatgccctcttgctggaagcattcaaggccaggctgcgTGGTGCTTTAAGCAACCTGgcctagagggaggtgtccgTGCCTACAGCTGGAGGCTGGAACTAGATATGTTAACAGTTTCTTCTAACCCAGGATTCCACCTAAGTAGTTATTCATTTACTGGATTAATTCAAAGTGATGATGCCTTCTTTAGTAGCACAACTATCTCACAGGGCGTGAAAATCTTTATCTGGCATAAAATGTAAATTAAGACGTAAGTGTAATATTGCAATAAGAGAAAATTCTGGCTCCAGCTACAGTTTTCTTAAACATTGCCTGACTGATGTAATAACATCAGCCACAATGATTCAGGATTCTGCTACTCTGATACCTATCAACCTTAAATAAACAACTCATTCAAGCTCTAAATCTGGCTGATAACAGAACCTGATATAACTACTGCAAACTgtacaagagaaaaatctttacaTTTATGACCTATGGTTATGAGGGAGACACAAACATCCACGTAAATAGACCTTCAATAACATTTCTTAAAAGGCATTCTCCTTTCCTCCTATTTACACATTACATATAAGGTGTAAATAAGTACTCATGTTACTCCTATTTGGACTAGCATAATTTGATGGAAATATACTACTGCACTAACATGAGATGTAAACACTTTTTTCATAGACTCAGCTTCATGCATTGACTTATTGGCAGGTTTGATCTTTATGTTGGTACTGAATTTGTAGCAGAACTATGTACGACAtagaaaacaggaggaaaaaaatactagaGCAAATAACACCGAAAATTCAGAGCATCACATCTGCTTAGAAGCAGAGCAACGACAAAATGTTGTAGCAGTTGGTTACTTACCTTGATGGTCGACCCAGCGTAGAGCCTTCGAACTAACAGTCTCCCCGCCTGGATTGCCACTGGTGTGAGTTCCAGCCTGTCCTGCAGTATATCTCCAATAGCATAAATATATGGCACGTTTGTTTGCTCCATGTCATCGACAGGTATTTTTCCTGTTCTACAGTTTGCATTAACAAGAACAAAAGATGTAAGTATTCTGCTGTGAAGACTCTAGTAGTAAATAATATTGCAAGAGCGGAGCCCtctagctttaaaaaataagcatataTTTGAAATATGAGGGAAAGAAGTCATATTCACAATCCTATAATTGTGGGCAAGAAGGTAAACTGCAAATTTTGGTCTCCatcaaaattacagaaatgtacACACCGGATAAGGAGGTAGCCCAGGAACTTGTGATTCACCTTATGAATCAGTTCTTCAGTGAGACATAACTGCTTTcctcaacacacacacaccactaTCAGCTGAACTGCATGCTGGCAACCTTGAAGAATTACAGGAAGAGAATTTCCCACTCAAGCTACAGGGCAAAGGAATTTCTCCACCTCTGAAATTCCAGGTCAGTGGATGAATTATTTTCTAGACACTTAAACTTCAGAATTCTTTGCAGAGACAAGTCAAGTTGTTGTACACCCTACATAAGGGACAGCCAGCAAGCTTTTTAGCATTAAATGTACTGGGCTAATGGAAGtattaaattattaatgttTCCTACTCCATTAATGAGACAGTGTAGTAATCACTGCAGGAAACACATCCAGTAGGTAAACCAATCAGGCACAGAAACAATCACACAACTGATTGAAGGACCGGTTgtgatttttatattaaaaacaactttatttagaaaaagaCTCTTTGTTACTCCATCACTCTTAGTAATAAATGTCTGAGTGTCTAATAAAGTTGTGTACTGCTCTCCAAGACAGCACGGGTCTGGCAAATTTTAGTAGACCAAAATTTTCACTTTAGAGCAATTAACACCTCTTCAGCAACATCAGTCAGTGCACTCATATATAAGCTGCCCTCTGCACTACTCTCCCACAGATAACCAAGTCAAGTTCATGGTCctgcatattttaattaaaagggaACACAGCCTAGGTCCTTCACATCTAGATGTTTTAAAGTTACCAATAGCGAAAATGCTACCCACAGCTCCACTCCCGAGTGCATCAGCCTCACTGCATTAAACCTGAAATTCTCTGCAGGAATTGGCAGCTGCTGTAAGTCAGGGAATAAACTTCTCCAAATGCTAAAACACATCACTAACTCTTGTTGAGAGTTTAAGAGTGCTTCTTTGGCCttatattaagaaaataaacgTATAGTAAACAAATGGCAGATCCTAGAAGGCCCATCACTGGAAGAAGCTGAGAGACTGGCTTGTGAACACAGACAGAATGCAACAGACACCTCTGAACTCAACATTTAGGAACTGagatttcagtaaaaaaaagaaaacacttagTACTACGTAGAAAATGCAGATATCTGCTACACTGTCTCCTATGCAAATGCACGCAAACaggaaacaattttttcctcaaagcatttgaaaatggaTACGCTGCTGTCACCACACTAGTCAATAACTCAAGTTCAGCAGTCTGTGATGGAGACATTTCTCCTTACTTTTCATTGATTTTCACTCCAACTTTGTCCAAACCAATTTTTCTTGTACATGCATCTCTTCCAATTGCCAGCAAcacctgcaaaacagaaatgcacacaTTACTGATTTCCTAAAACTTCTGCTTGTTGCTatctattattttcattatatgcTAAAGATCAGCAGTTAAGGCTCAGTAACATGAATATGAATACATTTGTTACTCATCATACATTCACTGAGCTCAGGACAGGCCATTCCATCACTGCAACCTATTGACATCACATTTCAGCTTTGGGATTAAATACAGCCAAATACCTTGGAGTTTGGAGAAATGCACAAAGAGCACTCTAAACAAGTGTGTTATTTGATTTCCTTGCATTTTCATACAGAATTGTCACATCATATTTCTACTAGAACAAGTGACATCAAAATGCTCTTCAAAGAAAGGGTTCTTTAAGAAGGAAATTCAAATGCTTAGGCAAATAGGAAGACAGTAAAGTCATCGTTGTTTTTAGCAATATGTATAATTCACTTACACAGGTTCTCAACCAATTCTGTGCCAAAGAATACTACCTGTTGAATATTATCTGTCTGAACATTTGTTCAGAATGCTAGACAGACCATTCTGAGTTCTTGCAAATACCAACAAACTTGGCTACCttaacaagcaaaacaaattctAGTGTTTACTattgcacagaaaaatgctgCATGCTTTGCAGTCTTGGACAGCTGGCCAGGTAACTACACAATGACAACAGAACTGTGATGTAGGAGTCCAAGATCTGCTACAACTCTTTTAAATGACCAAACTGGGCAAACGTTCAGAGCTGAAGGTCTTCAGATCACACATAACTCATAGCTTCTAGAACGAGTGACAGCATGTCAGTGAAAGATACAGCAGCAATAAGAAAtcagaagtaaagaaaagagGACACTGCTTtgcaaagtaaaaaaacaaaaacaaaacaactttcagtaccacagagcaggaaaaataataaaacatctATGAACCAATACTGTTGTTATTGTTTAGCTTTCTCATAATATCAGCACTCAGAGACACTGACGCATATCCTTGTTATGGAATGAACTGATGCAGTATATAAGCAGATGAAGTCACTGGCACAGCGTATTTGCAGTCTAAAATCCCAAGTTGACAAATCCTGATTTTTATACAGTCCGTGTGTTCTCACAAGATTTACAAGTCTacaattctttttgtttgtttgtttttggctttTAGAATCAAGGCCTAAGAAAATGAGTGGCGTGAGAGAGGTCATGGAAACATTCCATCAAACTTGAATAGGTCTGCACCATAATTTTGCTGCTTTAAGTGTGTATTAAAATTCCTTGCCTGACTTGCCATGGGGCATtagttgtttttctgaagatgcTGCATCAACAACAGATCTTCAGAAGACGACACCAGTTTGTTTAGCTCTTGTAAGGACAACTGCTTTATGTTAACTCCAAAAGAGCATGCTtcagctgctgtgacagcaaTTGAAAATCATTACCTACAGTTTATGACAAAtatttccctttgaaaaaaaatccttcatctGTTTCCACACTATCAAGCTCTTCCAAACCCTGAGCTGAAAAACAGGTTTCAAAAGCACACAAGTGGTTCAGAAGGCACTCATGCTCCTGGATTCTTAGACTTTTCTCACATTAACTACATGCTGACTGTATGCAGCTAGCATAttgtaataattaaaattactttttaataaaactaaCATACAGATATAAAGATCTCAGAACTcttaacattaaataaaaattattccaAGTTCTTTACATATTTAGACAGGACTCACAGTATTGTATTCCTCTTCAATTACTTGGTCATCCTTTGTGGACTTGGCTGTAACTTTCAGTCTTCCAGGAGTTCCTTCTTCAATCTGTTCAACCTATAACattcagggagaaaataaaataaaaaaaggattagcttcaaatcaaaatatgtaaataaatgtgtatttgtCTTCAATATCTTATGATTGAAAGTGAGCGTTTAACCATGACCTAAAGTTCAAACATATGTTCTAAAGATATTTTCATCATTCTCTAGATTTATGATTGTTACTtacatatttaaacattttgtttcatctttgtgGATTTACTATTTTAATGAACATAATAAGGACATGTTTCTGTTTATACATATGCAACTcctacatattaaaaaaaaaaaaaacaaaaaagactgaTGCCACTGGCTCTTTCTTCCAAAGTAAATAATCAATCAAACAGTGAATGAAATTTGGAACTACATATGTGGGTTCTCTTTTGCCCTACTTAGTGTTCACTGAACTATGAGGAAGGAACCATACATCTTCAACTACAGCCCTTCGTTTACCCTTTCAGGAACAGCAAGGTTCTCAGTTGCTTTCTATGGCTTGCTGTAGATTGGATGTATAAGTATAAAACATGTAATGACCATTCTGAGAAAAGTTCAGTGCTTGCACCAAAGGgcaaaaaaagagtatttttgaACAACTGCCCTCGTTccaattttatattaaatattcggagacagaaaaagcaaaatttctgattacaatcccccccccccatcctttattttcttttatttaaaaaaaccctcaaacCTTCTGTGCCATCCCATCAACTTTAAAGGATCTCTCTATTGAACTGTTCCTATTCAAAGGTAGcaacattaataataattttcagtCCTCAAATGTCCTACTGAAGGCATCTTAATAAGCACAACATGCACAAGTTCAAAAACAATgtttgaaagaaatgagatgacCTGATAAAAAGATATTTGGCAATTTAAGTTTAAGGTTATTCTTAGCTAGAAACGGGGCCACATATTTTATTCACGCAGAAATCAAAGACATGTAGTAAAGGAACGGCATATAACACAGACTGTTTTATGACTAGAGTAATGGACTCTATAGAGCGCATCTGGCTGGAGGAGACCATTGTAATTTACCTGAAATGACCTTCTGCTTGTAACGCcaacttcttccttccctttccccccaAAAACTTTACAAAAAGCTAAatctgaaaaaattaaaaactagCTAATCATCCTTGACCCTCTATGGGTCAGATCTATAGAGGAAACTGGCAAGAGCACTTCCTAAACTACTCTTGATAGGTGTGgactaaaaaacaaacacacaacaaaaccaGTCTTCACTCTACTTCATGCTTTCATTCCCAAAGCATTAAACTCAGTAACACGCTAGCTTAACACCAAGCAGCAAACTGCTTAATACATTACTGCCTAATTCATAATAATTAAACACTCATCATCATGaaaaagcattaagaaaaatacagttagGACCCTCTGAAGCCTGTGATAAGGCCACTGAATATCAGAAAAGCTCCAGAGCTTAACTAATCTACTTTACAACTTGAATTTgcttatatatacatacacctAACTAATTGCATGAGTATCCCTATGGAATTCAAAGACAATTAGGCACATATCTAAGGCCTCTGCCACATAAAGGATAAAGATGGGTATTTCAGACCTTTCTGTATAGCCCACTGATCCTGAGCATTGTAAGCAGTATTTGTTGGCTGAGAATTTGAGAACTGACaatgaaaaaatagaattatttgTGATGCAGTAGCCATGATCTTACAAGGAACATGTATCTTCTTATGTAGCAGCCTGCAAGAAGTCTCACAGACTtcaggagagctgctggaaTTTAAGCATATGTAGCATTTGCAGGATCAAGAGGAGCAGACATAACATTGTTAACGTAACATATACTAACCCATCTAATTCtcataaaaacaacaaattctGGAATCTCAGACAATTCCAATACTAAGGCCAAACagtacttttaaaattacataaGATTCATGAAATCAATCTAtttcaaacaattaaaaaataacctgTGGTATTGATCCTACATCGTAGGTTGATCCTACGTTGCAAATTCAAGTTCTTTATTGATATAAAATATGCGTAACTTAAAACACTGTGATAGGTATAATGCAATCAACTGTAGTCTTTTACTACTTTGAGCTTACCTTGATTGGAACAAATTCTCTAATAAATTTGATTCCATGCTCTTCCATATATTCACCAATTTTGTTTGCCATATCCTGGTCAAATCCTCTTAGAAGAATGGATCTCACCATTACAGTGACATCTAATCCAAGACCTACAAGAAATCCTGCACATTCCAAGGCAACATAGGAAGCTCCAACGACCAGGGTTTTCCCTGGACAATAAGGCAGCGAGAAAAGATCATCACTGTAAAAGGGGAGAAATAACAACAGCTAATTATTAGAAAAAACAGGAGAATACATTTCACATTTGTCTATGTTGCTTTGTAAGAATTGGACTTAATCCTTTTCATAATCACtgacaataacaaaacaaaaattatttttggaaattCGGTTAGAATATATAATCAGTACGTGGCAAATTAAAAAGCTCTAATtagaaacacacaaaagaacAGCATGAAATACTCCGAATCATCACAAAAATCCTGTGTggttgttattt encodes:
- the TXNRD1 gene encoding thioredoxin reductase 1, cytoplasmic isoform X2, with the protein product MNGNTAESHSYDYDLIVIGGGSGGLAAAKEAAKYEKKVMVLDFVTPTPLGNSWGLGGTCVNVGCIPKKLMHQAALLGQALQDSHKFGWEFTEEVKHNWMTMTESVQNYIGSLNWGYRVALREKKVTYENAYGEFVGPHTVKATNKRGVEKLYTAEKFLIATGERPRYLGIPGDKEYCISSDDLFSLPYCPGKTLVVGASYVALECAGFLVGLGLDVTVMVRSILLRGFDQDMANKIGEYMEEHGIKFIREFVPIKVEQIEEGTPGRLKVTAKSTKDDQVIEEEYNTVLLAIGRDACTRKIGLDKVGVKINEKTGKIPVDDMEQTNVPYIYAIGDILQDRLELTPVAIQAGRLLVRRLYAGSTIKCDYVNVPTTVFTPLEYGACGYSEENAIQKFGEENIEVYHSHFWPLEWTVPSRDNNKCYAKIICNIQDNERVIGFHVLGPNAGEVTQGFAAAMKCGLTKEQLDSTIGIHPVCAEVFTTLAITKRSGESTLQSGC
- the TXNRD1 gene encoding thioredoxin reductase 1, cytoplasmic isoform X1, with the translated sequence MGSAPRKSWAVRQAWSDGARQTHKEDKPQELLEMNGNTAESHSYDYDLIVIGGGSGGLAAAKEAAKYEKKVMVLDFVTPTPLGNSWGLGGTCVNVGCIPKKLMHQAALLGQALQDSHKFGWEFTEEVKHNWMTMTESVQNYIGSLNWGYRVALREKKVTYENAYGEFVGPHTVKATNKRGVEKLYTAEKFLIATGERPRYLGIPGDKEYCISSDDLFSLPYCPGKTLVVGASYVALECAGFLVGLGLDVTVMVRSILLRGFDQDMANKIGEYMEEHGIKFIREFVPIKVEQIEEGTPGRLKVTAKSTKDDQVIEEEYNTVLLAIGRDACTRKIGLDKVGVKINEKTGKIPVDDMEQTNVPYIYAIGDILQDRLELTPVAIQAGRLLVRRLYAGSTIKCDYVNVPTTVFTPLEYGACGYSEENAIQKFGEENIEVYHSHFWPLEWTVPSRDNNKCYAKIICNIQDNERVIGFHVLGPNAGEVTQGFAAAMKCGLTKEQLDSTIGIHPVCAEVFTTLAITKRSGESTLQSGC